The proteins below are encoded in one region of Streptomyces marianii:
- a CDS encoding ketopantoate reductase family protein, with product MPWWPIVVRWVLTPAGPAAGVSRRGGRDTEESGAAGTPTFGEWDDKGNPRVERLRAALDAAGVTVGVPDDIRRELWATFLSVAPLGGLGAVTEATIGEFRWWPGSRRLLGEAMAESTGARRHTALRSRAGGHARRRRADRQPDALRWAWTRASPR from the coding sequence ATGCCGTGGTGGCCGATCGTCGTCAGGTGGGTTTTGACGCCGGCCGGCCCGGCGGCCGGAGTGTCGCGACGCGGCGGGCGTGACACGGAGGAGTCGGGGGCGGCGGGCACGCCCACCTTCGGCGAGTGGGACGACAAGGGGAATCCGCGCGTGGAGCGCCTCAGGGCGGCCCTCGACGCGGCCGGAGTGACCGTCGGCGTGCCCGACGACATCCGGCGGGAGCTGTGGGCGACGTTCCTGTCCGTCGCCCCGCTCGGGGGCCTCGGTGCCGTCACGGAAGCCACGATCGGCGAGTTCCGCTGGTGGCCCGGCTCCCGGCGGCTGCTGGGAGAGGCCATGGCCGAGTCCACCGGCGCACGCAGGCACACGGCATTGCGCTCCCGTGCGGGGGGACACGCCCGACGACGACGGGCGGACCGGCAGCCCGACGCCCTCAGGTGGGCCTGGACACGAGCATCCCCACGGTGA
- a CDS encoding urease subunit alpha translates to MPELTRAAYADLFGPTTGDRIRLADTDLLVEIEEDRSGGPGRAGDEAVFGGGKVIRESMGQSRVTRAEGAPDTVITGAVIIDHWGVVKADIGIRDGRVAGIGKAGNPDTMDGVHPDLVIGPETEVIAGNGKILTAGAVDAHVHFISPTVVEQALTSGITTLVGGGTGPAEGTKATTITPGPWHLARMFEALESFPVNIGLLGKGNTTSREAMYSQLRGGALGFKIHEDWGATPAVIDACLGVCEETGAQLAIHTDTLNEAGFVGDTLAAIAGRTIHAYHTEGAGGGHAPDIITVVSEPYVLPSSTNPTRPHTVNTIEEHLDMLMVCHHLNPAVPEDLAFAESRIRPSTIAAEDVLHDIGAISIVSSDSQAMGRVGEVVLRTWQTAHAMKRRRGALPGDGRADNLRARRYVAKYTINPAVAQGLDHEIGSVEPGKLADLVLWEPAFFGVKPQLVLKGGQIAYAQMGDANASIPTPQPVLPRPMFGALGRAPAANSFNFVSEAAVEDGLPERLGLGKRFVPIRSTRGVTKSDMKENDVLPRVEVDADTFTVTIDGDPVEPAPAEELPMAQRYFLF, encoded by the coding sequence GTGCCTGAACTGACGCGCGCCGCTTACGCCGATCTCTTCGGCCCCACGACAGGTGACCGGATCCGTCTCGCCGACACCGATCTCCTCGTCGAGATCGAGGAGGACCGCTCGGGCGGCCCCGGACGCGCGGGCGACGAAGCGGTCTTCGGCGGTGGCAAGGTGATCCGCGAGTCCATGGGCCAGTCCCGTGTGACACGGGCGGAGGGTGCCCCGGACACGGTCATCACCGGTGCGGTGATCATCGACCACTGGGGAGTCGTCAAGGCCGACATCGGCATCCGCGACGGCCGGGTCGCCGGTATCGGCAAGGCGGGCAACCCGGACACGATGGACGGGGTCCACCCGGACCTCGTCATCGGGCCGGAGACCGAGGTCATCGCGGGCAACGGGAAGATCCTCACCGCGGGCGCCGTCGACGCCCACGTCCATTTCATCTCGCCCACGGTCGTCGAGCAGGCCCTGACCTCCGGGATCACGACCCTCGTCGGCGGGGGCACCGGACCCGCCGAGGGGACCAAGGCGACCACGATCACCCCCGGCCCCTGGCACCTCGCCCGGATGTTCGAGGCGCTCGAGTCGTTCCCCGTCAACATCGGGCTGCTGGGCAAGGGCAACACGACGTCCCGCGAGGCCATGTACTCCCAACTGCGCGGCGGCGCGCTCGGCTTCAAGATCCACGAGGACTGGGGTGCCACACCGGCCGTCATCGACGCCTGCCTCGGCGTGTGCGAGGAGACCGGCGCACAGCTCGCCATCCACACCGACACTCTCAACGAGGCCGGCTTCGTGGGCGACACCCTCGCGGCGATCGCGGGCCGCACGATTCACGCCTACCACACGGAAGGGGCGGGCGGAGGGCACGCGCCGGACATCATCACGGTCGTCTCGGAGCCGTACGTCCTGCCCAGCTCCACCAACCCGACGCGACCGCACACCGTCAACACCATCGAGGAACACCTCGACATGCTGATGGTCTGCCACCACCTCAATCCGGCGGTGCCGGAGGACCTCGCCTTCGCCGAGTCCAGGATCAGGCCGTCGACGATCGCCGCCGAGGACGTCCTCCACGACATCGGCGCCATCTCCATCGTGTCGTCCGACTCCCAGGCCATGGGGCGCGTCGGCGAGGTCGTGCTGCGCACCTGGCAGACCGCGCACGCGATGAAGCGGCGCCGCGGCGCCCTGCCGGGCGACGGCCGCGCGGACAACCTGAGGGCCCGGCGGTACGTCGCCAAGTACACGATCAACCCGGCCGTGGCCCAGGGTCTGGACCACGAGATCGGCTCGGTCGAGCCCGGCAAGCTCGCGGATCTGGTCCTGTGGGAGCCGGCCTTCTTCGGGGTGAAGCCCCAACTCGTGCTCAAGGGCGGACAGATCGCCTACGCACAGATGGGCGACGCCAACGCCTCCATCCCCACCCCCCAGCCCGTGCTCCCGCGCCCCATGTTCGGCGCGCTCGGCCGGGCCCCGGCCGCGAACTCGTTCAACTTCGTGTCCGAGGCGGCGGTCGAGGACGGACTGCCCGAACGCCTCGGCCTGGGCAAGCGCTTCGTCCCGATCCGCAGCACTCGCGGCGTCACCAAGTCGGACATGAAGGAGAACGACGTCCTGCCCCGCGTCGAGGTCGACGCCGACACCTTCACGGTCACCATCGACGGCGACCCGGTGGAGCCCGCGCCCGCCGAGGAACTGCCCATGGCCCAGCGCTACTTCCTGTTCTGA
- the ureG gene encoding urease accessory protein UreG: MHLDHTHERPGQAAVSADAVRPDGTRRALRIGLGGPVGSGKTATVAALCRALRDQLSIAVVTNDIYTREDAEFLLRNAVLPPERIQAVETGACPHTAIRDDISANLEAVEDLEDAVGPLDLILVESGGDNLTATFSKGLVDAQIFVIDVAGGDDIPRKGGPGVTTADLLVVNKTDLAPYVGSDLQRMARDAKEQRGELPVLFTSLTGEDGVRPVAGWVRDRLRAWTAG; the protein is encoded by the coding sequence ATGCATCTCGACCACACGCACGAGCGTCCCGGCCAGGCCGCGGTGAGCGCCGACGCAGTACGCCCCGACGGCACCCGGCGCGCGCTGCGCATCGGACTCGGTGGACCGGTCGGATCCGGCAAGACCGCCACCGTCGCCGCTCTCTGCCGGGCCCTGCGAGACCAGTTGTCCATCGCCGTGGTCACCAACGACATCTACACCCGCGAGGACGCCGAGTTCCTGCTGCGCAACGCCGTCCTGCCGCCCGAGCGGATCCAGGCCGTCGAGACCGGCGCCTGCCCGCACACCGCGATCCGCGACGACATCTCCGCCAACCTCGAAGCCGTCGAGGATCTGGAGGACGCGGTCGGACCGCTCGACCTGATCCTGGTCGAGTCCGGCGGCGACAACCTCACCGCCACCTTCTCCAAGGGTCTCGTGGACGCCCAGATCTTCGTGATCGACGTGGCCGGAGGCGACGACATCCCGCGCAAGGGCGGACCGGGAGTCACCACCGCGGACCTCCTCGTCGTCAACAAGACCGACCTCGCCCCCTACGTAGGCTCCGATCTCCAGCGCATGGCCCGCGACGCAAAGGAGCAACGGGGGGAACTCCCCGTGCTCTTCACCTCGCTGACCGGCGAGGACGGTGTCCGTCCCGTCGCCGGGTGGGTCCGCGACCGGCTCCGCGCCTGGACCGCGGGGTGA
- a CDS encoding lysophospholipid acyltransferase family protein, with protein sequence MFYYVLKYVILGPLLRLLFRPRIEGLEHIPADGAAIVAGNHLSFSDHFLMPAILKRRITFLAKAEYFTGPGIKGRLTAAFFRSAGQIPVDRSGKEAGQAAIREGLGVLGKGELLGIYPEGTRSHDGRLYKGKVGVAVMALTARVPVVPCAMVGTFEIQPPGQVLPKIKRVTIRFGEPLDFSRYAGMENEKAVLRAVTDEIMYEILALSGQQYVDEYAVKAKAAEADRSKSGRIPRLGR encoded by the coding sequence GTGTTCTACTACGTCCTCAAATACGTCATCCTGGGGCCGCTGCTGCGGCTGCTGTTCCGGCCCAGGATCGAGGGCCTCGAGCACATCCCGGCGGACGGCGCGGCGATCGTCGCCGGCAACCACCTGTCGTTCTCCGACCACTTCCTGATGCCGGCCATCCTGAAGCGGCGCATCACCTTCCTCGCCAAGGCCGAGTACTTCACCGGACCGGGGATCAAGGGCCGGCTGACGGCCGCCTTCTTCCGCAGCGCCGGACAGATCCCGGTGGACCGTTCCGGCAAGGAGGCAGGCCAGGCGGCCATCCGTGAGGGCCTCGGCGTGCTCGGCAAGGGCGAGTTGCTCGGCATCTACCCGGAGGGTACGCGGTCGCACGACGGACGGCTCTACAAGGGCAAGGTCGGCGTCGCGGTCATGGCGCTCACCGCGCGGGTGCCCGTCGTGCCCTGCGCGATGGTCGGAACCTTCGAGATCCAGCCTCCCGGGCAGGTACTGCCGAAGATCAAGCGGGTGACGATCCGCTTCGGCGAACCGCTCGACTTCTCCCGCTACGCGGGGATGGAGAACGAGAAGGCGGTACTGCGCGCCGTGACGGACGAGATCATGTACGAGATCCTCGCCCTGTCCGGGCAGCAGTACGTCGACGAGTACGCGGTGAAGGCGAAGGCCGCCGAGGCGGACCGGTCGAAGAGCGGGCGGATTCCCCGGCTCGGACGCTGA
- a CDS encoding urease accessory protein UreD codes for MSVRATARIVAEHDGLPVLESDGPLALRRTRAGGPYTRVTVVGAMSAPLGGDRLAIEAHVREGARLHVDSAAATVALPGRTPGAADYDISLDVGEGAELRWLPEQLISARGSELRMHTRAVLAATARLVLREEQILGRHGEETGTLTTRLTVRRAGRPLLDQELALGPGAPGGWDGGAVLGGHRAVGQLLVVDPGFDDKPPEPRRLGETAVLTPLAGPALLVTAVAPDALRLRGLLDTALGDLAGG; via the coding sequence ATGAGCGTCCGGGCGACCGCACGGATCGTCGCCGAACACGACGGGCTCCCCGTGCTGGAGAGCGACGGTCCGCTGGCCCTGCGCCGCACCCGTGCCGGCGGACCGTACACGCGCGTCACCGTGGTCGGCGCCATGAGCGCCCCGCTCGGCGGGGACCGGCTCGCGATCGAGGCGCACGTGCGCGAAGGCGCGCGGCTGCACGTGGACTCCGCAGCGGCCACCGTGGCGCTGCCAGGGCGCACCCCGGGAGCCGCCGACTACGACATCTCGCTGGACGTGGGGGAGGGCGCCGAACTGCGCTGGCTGCCCGAGCAGCTGATCTCGGCGCGCGGCAGCGAGCTGCGGATGCACACACGTGCGGTGCTGGCCGCGACGGCGCGTCTCGTGCTGCGCGAGGAGCAGATCCTCGGCCGGCACGGCGAGGAGACCGGCACTCTCACCACACGTCTCACCGTCCGTCGCGCGGGCCGCCCCCTGCTGGACCAGGAACTCGCCCTCGGTCCCGGCGCACCCGGCGGCTGGGACGGCGGTGCGGTGCTCGGCGGGCACCGGGCGGTCGGCCAACTGCTCGTGGTGGACCCCGGTTTCGACGACAAGCCCCCGGAGCCGCGGCGGCTCGGGGAGACCGCCGTGCTCACCCCCCTCGCGGGGCCGGCCTTGCTGGTCACCGCGGTCGCCCCGGACGCGCTGCGCCTGCGCGGGCTGCTCGACACCGCCCTGGGCGATCTCGCCGGCGGCTGA
- a CDS encoding urease accessory protein UreF: MSEVMDPHTEAPLRGLRQLPSPGRDQCAGAAGDGHAAGGARRAEEAGPRSGAPARAALLVLADGRFPAGGHAHSGGAEAAVRAGRLGDARDLADFCRGRLHTTGLTAAGLAAAAALGLDPVALDVAADARTPSPALRASARRLGRQLMRAARATWPSPELDALAGARPKGAHQPVVLGVTARAAGLGAEDAAYCAAYEAVGGPATAAVRLLSLDPYQATAVLARLAPDMDRVAGRAVAAARWAAERGPDALPAASAPLLDITAEQHAAWPVRLFAS, encoded by the coding sequence ATGAGCGAAGTCATGGATCCGCACACGGAGGCCCCTTTGCGCGGCCTCCGTCAACTCCCGTCGCCCGGCCGGGACCAGTGCGCCGGGGCCGCCGGGGACGGGCACGCGGCCGGGGGAGCGCGCCGGGCGGAGGAGGCCGGACCACGGTCCGGTGCCCCGGCGCGCGCCGCGCTGCTCGTCCTCGCCGACGGGCGGTTCCCCGCCGGCGGACACGCCCACTCCGGCGGGGCGGAGGCTGCGGTCAGGGCGGGCCGGCTCGGCGACGCCCGGGACCTCGCGGACTTCTGCCGGGGACGGCTGCACACCACGGGACTGACCGCCGCCGGTCTCGCCGCCGCTGCGGCGCTCGGGCTCGACCCGGTCGCGCTGGACGTGGCGGCCGATGCCCGCACCCCGTCCCCCGCCCTGCGCGCATCGGCACGGAGGCTCGGCCGGCAGCTGATGCGAGCCGCACGCGCCACTTGGCCGTCACCGGAACTGGACGCCCTCGCCGGCGCCCGGCCGAAGGGGGCGCACCAGCCCGTCGTGCTGGGGGTCACCGCCCGTGCCGCCGGCCTCGGCGCCGAGGACGCCGCGTACTGCGCCGCGTACGAGGCGGTCGGCGGACCGGCCACTGCCGCCGTGCGGCTGCTCAGCCTGGACCCGTACCAGGCCACCGCCGTCCTCGCCCGCCTGGCCCCCGACATGGACCGGGTCGCCGGGCGAGCGGTGGCCGCGGCCCGGTGGGCGGCCGAGCGGGGTCCCGACGCGCTTCCCGCCGCGTCGGCCCCGCTGCTGGACATCACCGCCGAGCAGCACGCCGCCTGGCCCGTACGGCTCTTCGCCTCCTAA